In a genomic window of Leifsonia xyli subsp. cynodontis DSM 46306:
- a CDS encoding dihydrofolate reductase has translation MSITLIWAQARDRVIGAGGAMPWHLPEDLRHFRELTGGEPVVMGRRTWESIPDRFRPLPGRRNIVVTRQKGWDAPGAEVAHSLSGALTAAGDGTAWVIGGGELYRQALPLADRVEVTEIDLTVAGDTHAPALGPEWHAQPAPWLTAANGMRYRFLRYLR, from the coding sequence ATGAGCATCACCCTCATCTGGGCGCAGGCCCGCGACCGCGTCATCGGCGCCGGCGGGGCGATGCCCTGGCACCTCCCCGAGGATCTGAGGCACTTCCGCGAGCTGACCGGCGGCGAGCCCGTCGTCATGGGACGCCGCACCTGGGAGTCGATCCCTGACCGCTTCCGGCCGCTCCCCGGCCGGCGCAACATCGTTGTCACCCGCCAGAAGGGGTGGGACGCGCCGGGCGCGGAGGTCGCGCACTCCCTGTCCGGGGCTCTCACCGCGGCCGGTGACGGCACGGCGTGGGTCATCGGAGGCGGGGAACTCTATCGTCAGGCGCTCCCTCTCGCCGACCGCGTCGAGGTCACCGAGATCGACCTCACTGTCGCGGGCGACACGCACGCGCCCGCGCTGGGGCCCGAATGGCACGCGCAGCCCGCCCCCTGGCTGACGGCCGCGAACGGCATGCGCTACCGCTTCCTCCGCTACCTCAGGTGA